TTGCTCAACAGTAAACTCAGATGCTTTCAGGAGTGTTTCATATTCCTGCTGCTGTTCTTCTGCCGAAGAGGCGTCTGCATAACGGCCTGTATGCAGTTCGACTGCATGCACACCTATTTTTTTCGAGGCAGCGATCTGGTCAAGATCTGGATCAATAAACAGACTGACTTCAATGCCCACTTCTTGAAGCTGATGCACACAGGTTTTGACACGTTCGAGGTTTGAGATGACATCCAAACCACCCTCCGTCGTCAATTCCTCTCGTTTTTCCGGTACCAGTGAAATCTGATCGGGTCGGACTTCCAGAGCAATCGCGATCATCTCTTCTTCGGCTGCCATTTCCAGGTTCAATTTGACTTGAACCGTCTTCTTCATTGTATAGAGATCATGGTCCTGAATATGACGGCGATCCTCTCTCAGGTGCAACGTAATGCCATCTGCGCCCCCTAATTCTGCCAGCACCGCAGCCCAGACCGGGTCCGGCTCATGGGTTAAACGGGCCTGTCGAACTGTGGCTACATGATCAATATTAACACCCAGGCCTGGCATGGTAGATTTTCTTTCTAAAGCGGAGTTAGATTCGAGAATTCTAATCAGAAAAACAGAACTGAGACAAAGTCCTACTTTCCCGACAATCAAACGACAAAAAAGTTCTCTGAAATCTCAAAAAGATAAAACGTATATTATTGGATTTTGAGAGAATATCCAGAACCGGACTCTGCGAATCTCGGGCAATCATATTTTTTCTGAACAAAAACAAACTCTTTTGTCGCATTTTAGTACTCGCTGACGAATCACTTACGGATCAAGCATCCAGTTCCCTGTTTCCAACTGATTCGCAACTTCAATTCAGCAGTGAGATGACTATGTTTTTCCATAAATCCAGCAAGTTCTACAAACGTTTTATCACCAATATCTGCCAAAACCTCTTTCAGAAAACAAACCATTCAGCGAGACGAAGACGAAATGCGGCAAGCTATGCATACTCTCAAACAGAATTTCTTGAGGAGCGACAGTTATTAGCAGCCGACGATTTAACCGACCTGAGCGATGATTTTGAAAACGCCGATACACTGCCCAACTGGCAACGGATCTTTCAAACAGAAGGCTGGGGCGGGGATCAATTGGAAACCTGGGACATCGATGACACACAGCCCGGTAAAATGGTATTCGCGCCTCATACAACCGTCTGGTTTGATGACTACCGCGGTCCCTTGGTCTACAAGGAAATCACTGGTGATTTTGTTGTGACGACTCAAGTACAGATTGGAGACCGTGACGACATTGGAGACAGCGACCTCGACGACATTCCAAACGGTTCAGAATTCTCGCTGGCGGGACTGATGATTCGTACTCCGCGGAATATTGTTAATCCCGAACTCGACTGGAGCGAGGGATCACAAGAGGATGACGGCACCAACAATGGAGAGAACTATGTCTTTCTGTCTCTCGGTTGGGGAAATTCAGGAGATGAATTTGAATTGGAAACCAAAACAACGCGTAACAGCGACTCCGAACTCTTCCTGCAGGATATGGGCAATAATTCTGTGATCAATCTGCAGATTGCCCGCATAGGTGATACCGTCTATACGCTCTATCAAATCCCCGGTGAAGAATGGGTCCTCAACAGTCGTGTCCCACGTCCGGATTTACCGGAAACACTTCAGGTCGGTATGGTGGCTTATACTGACTGGGAAAAAGCAAATGACTATGATCCGTTCTACCAAAACAACAATACACTCCAGCCGGGTGGCTTCGATCCGACACCATACGTTCCTTTTCAACCAGACCTGGTTGCAGGATTCGAGTACATTCAGTTTGATCGTCCGGAAATTCCGGAATATTTACAGGATACAAATCTGGGAATCCATGCCACAAATTTGCAATTGCTTTCCTTCTTAGGCGAAAACGTCAATTCGCCGATTCTTCCTAATCCGGACACTGACTTTCCAATGGAGGTCGGCATGAACCTGGAAGGCATCGCGGACTGGAGCACGGCCTGGACTTTTACCGACATGGCTCACACCATGCGATCCTGGGTGAGTGTCAGCTACAATGAGTCTACATTTTCACAAGACTGGGGCTCCACACTGTTCGATATCAATCTGGATGAAAATGGCTGGCCTACCGAATCCTACTCAACCACCAACGAAGAGGGGCAAACCATTACTCAACAACTTGTTGCTCCAATCTTGACAGGGAACGTGAATC
This window of the Gimesia fumaroli genome carries:
- a CDS encoding pyridoxine 5'-phosphate synthase; this encodes MPGLGVNIDHVATVRQARLTHEPDPVWAAVLAELGGADGITLHLREDRRHIQDHDLYTMKKTVQVKLNLEMAAEEEMIAIALEVRPDQISLVPEKREELTTEGGLDVISNLERVKTCVHQLQEVGIEVSLFIDPDLDQIAASKKIGVHAVELHTGRYADASSAEEQQQEYETLLKASEFTVEQGLKLHMGHGLTYRNVRKIAAIPNLCELNIGHSIISRAVLVGMEQAVREMKALVTI